In Candidatus Liberibacter africanus PTSAPSY, the genomic stretch AAAACATAATTTTGGTATTTTAATCATTTTAATCTTATTGTTAATCGAGACCTTTTTAATCAAAAAATTTTATTTATTCAATTGATAATCCAGCAAAACGTTTTTTGAATTTTGATACCTGTCCTCCGCGATCGGTTATTTTTTGTTTTCCACCAATCCAAGCGGAATGTGATAAAGGATCAATCTCAAGTTTCATGACAGCTCCTTCTGATTTCCAGGTAGAGCGAGTTTTATATTGTGTTCCATCAGTCATGACTACTGTAATGAAATGAGTTTCTGGATGAATATTTTTCTTCACGTTTTTCTCCTAAAATTAATGGTTTGAAGCTTAATAGACCACAGATGATATAGGTTTAAATATTATTAACAATCTTTATTTAATGCAACACATATGATATGAAAATTAATATAGCATAACATGAAATATAACGGTAGTGGTCTATTGACATAATATGACAAATAAAA encodes the following:
- the rpmE gene encoding 50S ribosomal protein L31 — protein: MKKNIHPETHFITVVMTDGTQYKTRSTWKSEGAVMKLEIDPLSHSAWIGGKQKITDRGGQVSKFKKRFAGLSIE